From the genome of Bacillota bacterium, one region includes:
- a CDS encoding DUF1634 domain-containing protein encodes MSANKNNRQPAQTVDVPDYQVKYANLLLYGSWLGIAVLAITFAMYVFGVVPAYINPADMPQYWSMQSTEYLDAVGLHGGWEWLTLLGSGDFINFLGIAFLAGLTVIGYIILLLPAFIKKKDNAFTAIVITEILVLVLAASGILGSGGH; translated from the coding sequence ATGAGTGCAAATAAAAATAACAGACAACCGGCACAAACTGTAGATGTACCGGATTACCAGGTTAAGTATGCGAATTTGCTGCTATATGGTTCATGGTTAGGAATAGCCGTTCTTGCAATAACCTTTGCTATGTATGTTTTCGGAGTAGTGCCTGCTTATATCAACCCGGCTGATATGCCGCAATACTGGAGTATGCAATCTACTGAATACCTTGATGCAGTTGGATTGCACGGTGGCTGGGAATGGCTCACGCTGTTAGGTAGCGGTGATTTCATTAACTTCCTTGGAATTGCATTTTTAGCCGGGCTTACCGTTATTGGGTATATAATCTTGCTGTTACCCGCCTTTATTAAAAAGAAGGATAACGCTTTTACTGCCATTGTCATCACGGAAATTTTAGTTCTAGTTCTGGCAGCATCCGGTATATTAGGCTCCGGTGGACACTAA
- a CDS encoding YlbF family regulator, translated as MLKMTKLFWEVRTLSQAVMDKAAELGNLITETKEYADVKEKQSAMFKDGNAVELLQAYDELKKTQKEKQEKGEQLTDEDTKAMENAEAQLSGNATINGFFEAQNKFQQLLNSAIETVIKPCREN; from the coding sequence ATGCTTAAGATGACGAAATTATTTTGGGAGGTAAGAACATTGTCTCAGGCTGTTATGGACAAGGCTGCTGAATTAGGAAACCTGATCACTGAAACTAAAGAATATGCCGACGTGAAGGAAAAACAATCGGCAATGTTTAAAGACGGCAACGCCGTAGAATTGCTACAAGCATATGATGAACTGAAAAAAACTCAAAAGGAAAAGCAGGAAAAAGGGGAACAACTTACGGACGAGGACACCAAAGCAATGGAAAATGCCGAAGCACAATTATCAGGGAACGCTACTATCAATGGTTTTTTCGAAGCCCAAAACAAGTTTCAACAGTTACTAAACAGCGCCATTGAAACAGTAATCAAGCCCTGCAGGGAAAACTAA
- a CDS encoding methyl-accepting chemotaxis protein — protein sequence MKMSVGWKMGSRLIPVLVIAASVMLYITDKVVPGFEVTVAVITIFYLQLLVVILAVVIGIKMYIAFPLRQMCDRLEVLADGNFTGERITIKDENEIGRLAGVVNKTQDTMVNLLRDINYVSERLAKQSENLAASGQEINALVEEMAGNTLNIASVTEDASSNALHFADFGEEVRLAAAEGMTMSEQTINKISVVHDTVNEIAGTIESLNQNSKHIAEIITVITHISEQTNLLALNAAIEAARAGEHGKGFAVVAEEVRKLADQSSTSAEEIAKLLKTIHVETESAVQRVRESQVETTDGVTLVRETGSQLKDVLEKVSAINKRIKETVKELKLASEGTGQLASSSEEIAAGTTEAAQTAEELAGMAEKLRAVLNKFVFTV from the coding sequence TTGAAAATGAGTGTGGGCTGGAAAATGGGGTCGAGACTGATTCCGGTGTTGGTTATTGCTGCTAGCGTTATGCTTTACATAACGGATAAAGTGGTTCCCGGTTTTGAGGTAACGGTAGCAGTGATAACGATTTTCTATTTGCAGCTTTTAGTAGTTATTCTGGCTGTTGTTATTGGCATTAAAATGTACATAGCTTTTCCCCTGCGACAGATGTGTGACAGGTTGGAAGTTTTGGCAGACGGCAATTTTACAGGGGAACGAATAACTATAAAAGATGAAAACGAAATTGGACGCTTAGCAGGAGTAGTTAATAAAACTCAGGATACAATGGTTAATTTATTGAGGGACATCAATTATGTTTCAGAAAGATTAGCTAAGCAGAGCGAGAATCTGGCGGCATCCGGGCAGGAAATTAATGCTCTGGTGGAGGAAATGGCCGGTAATACTTTGAATATAGCATCTGTAACAGAAGATGCATCGTCTAACGCACTTCATTTTGCTGACTTTGGTGAAGAAGTCCGTTTAGCTGCAGCAGAGGGAATGACAATGTCTGAACAGACAATAAACAAAATAAGTGTGGTACACGATACTGTTAATGAGATCGCGGGAACCATTGAGAGCTTAAACCAGAATTCAAAGCATATAGCAGAAATAATTACGGTAATAACTCATATTTCAGAACAGACTAATTTGTTGGCCTTAAATGCTGCCATTGAAGCGGCACGGGCAGGAGAACATGGAAAAGGATTTGCGGTAGTTGCGGAGGAAGTTAGAAAATTAGCCGACCAATCGAGTACTTCTGCTGAAGAAATAGCTAAGTTACTAAAAACCATACATGTCGAAACTGAGAGTGCTGTGCAGCGGGTGAGGGAGAGCCAGGTAGAAACCACCGATGGGGTTACCCTGGTCAGGGAAACCGGTAGTCAACTTAAAGACGTGTTAGAAAAGGTATCCGCAATAAATAAGAGGATAAAAGAAACAGTAAAGGAACTGAAGTTGGCCAGTGAAGGAACGGGTCAGTTAGCATCCAGTAGTGAGGAAATTGCTGCTGGAACCACCGAAGCGGCTCAAACGGCTGAAGAACTTGCAGGTATGGCTGAGAAGCTGAGGGCAGTTTTAAATAAATTTGTATTTACAGTATAA
- the speB gene encoding agmatinase, with protein MGARDTYDNCSYDKCSVVIVGAPMDFTASFRPGSRFGPAEIRNVSEGLEEFSFDLQRDLADRNYFDAGDISLPLGSAKKSLICIEKALETIIKGGKKPLLLGGEHLVSLPAVKKAAESYPGLVVLHFDAHADLRDDYLGEKFSHATVMRRISEVVGGDNVFQFGIRSGTSEEFQWGSRHTHMYPGKISEPLYDIIHEIKGLPVYISLDIDVVDPAYAPGTGTPEPGGCTSMEILNALHLLQGLNVIGMDIVEVCPVLDQSQITALLAAKLVRDSILLFG; from the coding sequence ATGGGGGCAAGGGATACCTATGATAATTGTTCATATGACAAATGCTCGGTGGTTATCGTAGGGGCACCTATGGATTTTACAGCTAGTTTTCGCCCCGGGAGCCGTTTTGGTCCGGCTGAAATTAGAAATGTATCCGAAGGGTTAGAGGAATTTAGTTTCGACCTACAAAGAGACCTGGCTGACCGGAATTACTTTGATGCTGGGGATATCTCGCTACCCCTCGGAAGTGCAAAAAAAAGCCTGATATGTATAGAAAAGGCACTGGAAACTATCATCAAAGGCGGAAAGAAACCACTCCTGCTAGGCGGTGAACATTTGGTTAGTTTGCCGGCTGTTAAAAAGGCCGCGGAATCATATCCTGGACTGGTAGTGCTTCATTTCGACGCCCACGCAGACCTGCGTGATGACTATTTAGGAGAAAAATTTTCTCATGCTACAGTAATGCGTCGAATTTCCGAAGTGGTGGGTGGAGATAACGTGTTTCAATTCGGTATTAGATCGGGTACCAGTGAGGAATTTCAGTGGGGTAGCCGGCATACCCACATGTACCCGGGTAAGATATCCGAGCCTTTATATGATATAATACATGAGATAAAAGGGTTGCCGGTCTATATTTCTCTGGATATTGATGTGGTGGACCCGGCCTATGCTCCGGGCACAGGCACTCCGGAGCCCGGTGGGTGTACTTCGATGGAGATTCTAAATGCCCTTCACCTCCTGCAGGGGTTAAATGTGATTGGAATGGACATTGTGGAAGTGTGCCCTGTATTGGATCAATCACAGATAACTGCTTTGCTGGCCGCAAAACTAGTCAGGGATTCAATCCTTTTGTTTGGTTAA
- the speE gene encoding polyamine aminopropyltransferase produces the protein MEVWFTEDQTKNLRISCRVKKVLYNEVSDFQKVAVLDTPEFGRMLTLDNVIQTTERDEFVYHEMITHVGLVTHHNPRKVLVVGGGDGGTIREIVKHKEVEKAVHVEIDEKVIEAAKQHLPTLSSGFKDPRVEIRVEDGIKHVQEHKNTYDMIIIDSTDPVGPAVGLFSEEFYRQVHDALKEDGLFVAQTESPFFNREIIQNVQKTLSGIFPIARLFHGVVPTYPGGAWTFSMGSKKYDPLAVKPEEIPQFETKWYSADIHHSSFILPPFVQEYLNK, from the coding sequence GTGGAAGTTTGGTTCACGGAAGATCAAACCAAGAACTTGCGGATCAGCTGTAGAGTAAAAAAAGTTCTATATAATGAAGTATCTGACTTTCAGAAAGTGGCTGTTTTGGATACCCCGGAATTCGGCCGTATGCTTACGCTGGACAATGTCATTCAAACCACGGAGCGTGATGAATTTGTTTATCACGAAATGATTACTCATGTGGGATTAGTGACTCACCATAACCCGCGCAAGGTTTTGGTAGTCGGCGGCGGTGACGGCGGAACAATAAGGGAAATTGTCAAACATAAAGAAGTGGAAAAGGCTGTTCATGTTGAAATAGACGAAAAAGTGATCGAGGCGGCAAAGCAACATTTGCCTACTTTATCCTCGGGGTTTAAGGACCCCAGGGTGGAGATTCGTGTGGAAGACGGCATCAAACATGTACAGGAACATAAGAATACATATGATATGATAATTATAGATTCCACTGATCCGGTGGGACCAGCTGTGGGGCTCTTTAGTGAAGAGTTTTACCGTCAAGTGCATGACGCTTTAAAAGAAGACGGCCTTTTTGTAGCCCAGACGGAGTCTCCCTTCTTTAACCGAGAAATAATTCAAAACGTACAAAAGACGTTGTCAGGTATATTTCCCATAGCTCGTTTGTTTCATGGGGTTGTTCCCACATATCCCGGCGGCGCGTGGACATTTTCCATGGGTTCCAAAAAATATGATCCTTTAGCTGTTAAGCCTGAGGAGATTCCGCAATTTGAGACCAAATGGTATAGTGCAGATATTCATCATAGTTCATTTATATTACCGCCCTTTGTTCAAGAATATCTCAATAAATAA
- a CDS encoding arginine decarboxylase, pyruvoyl-dependent: MLPTPKKFFLTAAKAEGHNHLTAFDNALLEGGIGNINLIRVSSILPPSAEYDSGLVIPPGSLVPTAYGFIVSETPGDIISAAVGVGLSADSFGVIMEFSGRCNQDEAEKKVADMIKEAFVSRNMDLVDMKIKAVDHKVERIGCALAAVPLWY; this comes from the coding sequence TACCTACCCCAAAGAAGTTTTTTCTTACAGCTGCCAAGGCTGAGGGACATAATCACTTGACGGCCTTCGATAACGCCCTTTTAGAAGGTGGTATCGGAAACATTAATTTGATCAGGGTAAGCAGCATACTCCCGCCCAGTGCGGAATATGACTCCGGTCTTGTTATTCCTCCAGGATCTTTGGTTCCCACTGCCTATGGCTTTATTGTCAGCGAGACACCGGGTGATATAATATCCGCTGCTGTAGGAGTTGGTCTCTCCGCTGATTCCTTTGGAGTCATTATGGAGTTTTCCGGCCGTTGTAATCAGGATGAAGCGGAAAAGAAAGTGGCCGACATGATCAAAGAGGCATTTGTTTCCCGCAATATGGACTTAGTGGATATGAAAATAAAAGCTGTGGACCATAAAGTGGAGCGCATAGGCTGTGCCCTGGCTGCAGTACCGTTGTGGTATTAG